The Montipora foliosa isolate CH-2021 chromosome 1, ASM3666993v2, whole genome shotgun sequence genome has a window encoding:
- the LOC138007512 gene encoding uncharacterized protein isoform X1, protein MIRLLEIYQSLDFTYLFKMEESIFPRPIYFVQLSGMNITRNTDPQGQADNTFNRHPGMETYEIIILLAFYSIACFAILVMNYLILRTFMATKALPPFQRISIGYLATLDLAVGVVSIPSFLYNMFQWPCYTFFVYEAFDCLSGFASAFVITALSGQILRDTFSKGPKRDVVHPTTRNLYLFLVGSAIVAGGLAALKVLSLMGFIPFLVFFYVAAGAMVAVVLVSFTTFIVILVAISCCKDHESAKDNQKKLRKLVFIACAINIFTWVLPNAVFTFNFFCDFCIPLPALFYYIFRFVLYAKSFLMPVGYFCSFPSLTKVLRKIITRDCLGRPFAK, encoded by the exons ATGATAAGATTGCTGGAAATATATCAGTCACTAGATTTCACCTACCTGTTCAAGATGGAAGAGAGCATATTTCCTAGAC cTATATACTTCGTTCAGCTGTCAGG AATGAACATAACAAGAAATACTGACCCACAGGGACAGGCCGATAACACCTTCAATAGACACCCAGGAATGGAGACctatgaaataataatattgttggcGTTTTACTCCATCGCGTGTTTTGCCATTTTGGTAATGAACTACCTGATATTGCGAACTTTCATGGCAACCAAAGCTCTTCCGCCTTTTCAGAGGATTTCTATAGGCTACTTGGCCACATTAGATCTCGCAGTAGGAGTTGTGTCCATACCATCATTTTTATACAACATGTTTCAGTGGCCATGTTATACGTTCTTCGTTTATGAAGCGTTTGACTGCTTGTCGGGATTTGCTTCAGCATTTGTTATCACCGCTCTTTCAGGACAAATATTGAGAGACACGTTCAGCAAAGGACCGAAACGTGACGTTGTTCATCCCACCACTCGTAATTTATACCTCTTCTTAGTGGGATCAGCTATCGTAGCGGGAGGACTCGCTGCATTGAAAGTATTATCCCTCATGGGTTTCATTCCATTTTTGGTCTTCTTTTATGTGGCAGCAGGAGCAATGGTAGCTGTGGTTCTCGTTTCATTTACCACTTTCATAGTTATTTTGGTTGCGATTTCATGCTGCAAGGATCATGAGAGTGCTAAGGACAACCAAAAGAAGCTTCGAAAATTGGTTTTCATAGCCTGTGCTATTAATATTTTCACATGGGTTTTACCCAATGCTGTTTTTACATTTAATTTCTTCTGCGACTTTTGCATCCCCCTCCCGGCTTTGTTTTACTACATATTTAGGTTTGTTTTGTATGCTAAATCCTTTCTCATGCCTGTTGGGTACTTTTGTAGCTTTCCTTCATTGACTAAAGTGCTACGTAAAATTATCACCCGCGACTGCCTTGGCAGACCTTTTGCTAAGTGA
- the LOC138007512 gene encoding uncharacterized protein isoform X2, whose translation MNITRNTDPQGQADNTFNRHPGMETYEIIILLAFYSIACFAILVMNYLILRTFMATKALPPFQRISIGYLATLDLAVGVVSIPSFLYNMFQWPCYTFFVYEAFDCLSGFASAFVITALSGQILRDTFSKGPKRDVVHPTTRNLYLFLVGSAIVAGGLAALKVLSLMGFIPFLVFFYVAAGAMVAVVLVSFTTFIVILVAISCCKDHESAKDNQKKLRKLVFIACAINIFTWVLPNAVFTFNFFCDFCIPLPALFYYIFRFVLYAKSFLMPVGYFCSFPSLTKVLRKIITRDCLGRPFAK comes from the coding sequence ATGAACATAACAAGAAATACTGACCCACAGGGACAGGCCGATAACACCTTCAATAGACACCCAGGAATGGAGACctatgaaataataatattgttggcGTTTTACTCCATCGCGTGTTTTGCCATTTTGGTAATGAACTACCTGATATTGCGAACTTTCATGGCAACCAAAGCTCTTCCGCCTTTTCAGAGGATTTCTATAGGCTACTTGGCCACATTAGATCTCGCAGTAGGAGTTGTGTCCATACCATCATTTTTATACAACATGTTTCAGTGGCCATGTTATACGTTCTTCGTTTATGAAGCGTTTGACTGCTTGTCGGGATTTGCTTCAGCATTTGTTATCACCGCTCTTTCAGGACAAATATTGAGAGACACGTTCAGCAAAGGACCGAAACGTGACGTTGTTCATCCCACCACTCGTAATTTATACCTCTTCTTAGTGGGATCAGCTATCGTAGCGGGAGGACTCGCTGCATTGAAAGTATTATCCCTCATGGGTTTCATTCCATTTTTGGTCTTCTTTTATGTGGCAGCAGGAGCAATGGTAGCTGTGGTTCTCGTTTCATTTACCACTTTCATAGTTATTTTGGTTGCGATTTCATGCTGCAAGGATCATGAGAGTGCTAAGGACAACCAAAAGAAGCTTCGAAAATTGGTTTTCATAGCCTGTGCTATTAATATTTTCACATGGGTTTTACCCAATGCTGTTTTTACATTTAATTTCTTCTGCGACTTTTGCATCCCCCTCCCGGCTTTGTTTTACTACATATTTAGGTTTGTTTTGTATGCTAAATCCTTTCTCATGCCTGTTGGGTACTTTTGTAGCTTTCCTTCATTGACTAAAGTGCTACGTAAAATTATCACCCGCGACTGCCTTGGCAGACCTTTTGCTAAGTGA
- the LOC138007500 gene encoding uncharacterized protein, with product MDTKRARGLAKGVVTRKINEITDLMTDENNVDEVNRKTNELKEAFDKFEAAHRTFHSQLTEREAIEESTSYYDSVFDQVEHMQENVDVWLTGIETTRLINSFQVQVKPEDSVSNVGTRSLVSRASRSSRSSQTSRSSSASARAKAAARKAIIEAEAATLKRLHQIEEEELKLRQRKTKLKFETELAKAEAEELVYAQAVEREIAASYFPKEEPQVEFSADPVPAPNGIEMVLKGDKVAPIANAIGSENLPEQSTPLNPTLTSVAKSEEPARRFNPEASAWRKKCVEEPTPGQNSVPQATSVTPPKGDIQLLIHQQQEAIMALTLPQPEVPVFSGDPIGYCEFVRAFENLVERKTSSASTRLYYLLQYTSGSVQDLVRSCLTMPDDIGYNEAKRLLAERYGQPYNIATAYVDRVINGAPIRVEDGPSLQKFSILLTSCRNTLKEIGYLNRLENPDSLRKIVERLPYPLRLKWRDLVDTISQKEKRDPNLKDISEFVEARSRAANHPIFGKVQSEQRPSFNSRASTRNRRDGKSFTTQGLEQPFPQRPNNKEERKEFKCPSCKRNHWLSQCDEFKKLSLGNRYQFVRANKLCVNCLVPGHFVQDCPKRSFCRIQGCTKKHSTYLHVKETPPSQNEKEGQTGPATTPNAAQASNSYLNVNTSQVTSGSVIGLSIVPVKVKVKGSSKKVLTYAFLDSGSNTSFCTEDLLRKLGTKGKKTSLSLTTMQTSSQPIECSLVNLEVSDLIEQNQIELPMVYSTPSLPVSNDTIGTQEDVNRWPHLEGIKMQSIESEVGLLIGSDAPQVLQPKEFRESKDGGPFATRTIFGWVLNGPLGRKESKAPTANFLDTSAKLSKQFEDFCNLEFNDSSYEPQACMSQNDRKALHIMEGSAKLSNGHYEIALPWKNDPPLLMNNKSQARQRLHPLKKRLHRDLALHKKYRDFMDDLINKGYARKVSKENLDNSNVWYLPHHAVFHPQKPDKVRVVFDCSAKFQGTSLNDQLLQGPDLTNTLVGVLTRFRQEQIAFMSDIEAMFYQVQVPPRDCDYLRFLWWPDGDLNKDPEEYQMLVHLFGGASSPSCANFALKKTAEDNKAAFDAITVETVKRNFYVDDCLKSVATNPGAIRLVGELREMLSKGGFRLTKWISNSRDVISCVPEIERAPSVKNLDLSNNLALTERALGVQWNVQKDTFSYKIAGKDRPITRRGILSIICSVYDPLGFVSPCILPAKAIQQNLCLKGLGWDDQIPEPCKQKWQTWLKELPKLEQFEIPRCFKRPNCSDIQRCELHHFSDASSQGYGAVSYLRQIDIHGEVHCSLIMAKSRLAPLKAMTIPRMELSAAVLATRLDRMIKQEVDMAVHSSTFWTDSTCVLRYIENKDKRFQIFVANRVSAILDQSTAAQWRYVESTLNPADEASRGMTVDELLMNERWKHGPPFLKKAEQSWPQRPENLGEIPDNDPEVKKGVETFANKASVSCDYIGNAMENISSWSRLKKIIAWVLRYKNILRNRSQNSNTNKTIQLQSDDSIISPLSVSEINEAENEIIKYVQKQTFKDELASLSGVGNDTRETANQNNLKKNSSIYKLDPVLENGLLRVGGRLEHAPIENDAKHPIILPKRHHVTKLIIEYFHRASAHSGIEYTLSLIRQRYWILGARSNVRNIINTCFSCRRRQAPVMQQKMANLPQDRVTPSKPPFTYVGVDLFGPFTVRRGRTTAKRYGALFTCLAIRAVHIEIVHSMDTESFINALRRFIARRGRPEEIRSDNGGNFVKGEKELRKALQEWNQNQIHEFLLQQEIKWTFNPPAASHHGGVWERCIRTVRKVMKALLKQQVLDDEGLSTLMCEVESIVNGRPITKVSDDVKDLNALTPNHLLLLRAGATIPPGVFSKDDNYSCRRWRQVQYLSNVFWRRWTREYLPSLQQRQRWTKLQSNLAVNDIVLLLDENLPRSVWPLERVLEVYHNRKDGLVRSAKVKTRTSELVRPIDKIVLLETAEILSKS from the coding sequence ATGGATACAAAGAGGGCACGTGGCCTCGCGAAAGGAGTCGTGACTAGGAAGATTAACGAAATTACCGATCTAATGACTGATGAAAACAATGTCGATGAAGTAAACAGGAAAACAAACGAACTGAAAGAAGCATTTGACAAATTTGAAGCCGCGCATAGGACATTTCATAGCCAACTGACGGAAAGAGAGGCTATCGAGGAGTCGACATCGTATTATGACTCGGTATTCGACCAAGTAGAACACATGCAAGAAAATGTAGACGTGTGGCTCACGGGGATCGAAACGACAAGGCTAATAAACTCTTTCCAGGTGCAAGTTAAACCAGAGGACAGTGTGTCGAACGTTGGCACACGTTCTCTCGTGTCTCGAGCATCGCGCTCTTCACGCTCGTCGCAAACGTCACGCTCTTCGTCCGCTAGTGCTAGAGCAAAGGCCGCAGCTAGAAAGGCCATTATAGAAGCAGAAGCTGCTACGCTGAAGCGATTGCACCAAATTGAAGAAGAAGAGTTAAAACTGCGACAGCGCAAAACCAAGTTAAAATTCGAAACTGAACTGGCGAAGGCAGAAGCCGAAGAACTCGTTTATGCGCAAGCGGTAGAAAGAGAAATTGCTGCGAGCTATTTTCCAAAAGAAGAACCGCAGGTGGAATTTTCTGCTGATCCAGTGCCGGCTCCCAATGGAATCGAAATGGTTCTGAAAGGAGATAAGGTCGCACCTATAGCTAACGCCATTGGATCAGAGAACCTCCCAGAACAGTCCACCCCCCTTAACCCTACTTTGACGTCTGTTGCAAAATCAGAGGAACCGGCAAGGCGGTTTAATCCAGAAGCCTCCGCATGGCGAAAAAAATGCGTGGAAGAGCCAACACCTGGCCAAAACTCTGTACCTCAGGCCACCTCAGTTACTCCACCAAAGGGTGATATTCAGCTCTTAattcaccagcaacaagaagcTATTATGGCATTAACTCTACCGCAACCTGAAGTTCCTGTGTTCTCCGGCGACCCCATCGGGTACTGCGAATTCGTTCGCGCCTTCGAAAACCTTGTGGAACGAAAAACCTCAAGCGCTAGCACAAGACTTTATTATCTTCTGCAATACACTAGTGGTTCTGTCCAAGATCTTGTGCGAAGCTGTCTAACAATGCCTGATGACATTGGCTATAATGAAGCTAAGAGGCTATTGGCAGAGCGATATGGGCAACCATACAATATTGCCACTGCGTACGTCGACCGCGTAATTAATGGTGCACCAATCCGTGTTGAAGATGGTCCTTCGCTACAGAAATTCTCTATACTGTTGACCAGCTGTAGAAATACCCTCAAGGAAATTGGCTACCTGAACCGTCTTGAAAACCCTGACAGTCTGAGGAAAATCGTAGAGCGGTTGCCTTATCCACTGAGGCTGAAATGGCGTGATCTTGTGGATACAATCTCCCAGAAGGAAAAGAGGGATCCCAACCTGAAAGACATATCGGAGTTTGTGGAAGCAAGATCAAGAGCAGCCAACCACCCCATTTTTGGTAAGGTCCAAAGCGAACAAAGACCGTCCTTTAACTCCAGGGCAAGCACGAGAAATAGACGAGACGGTAAATCTTTCACCACACAGGGACTAGAGCAACCCTTCCCACAGCGACCAAACaataaagaagaaagaaaggaatTTAAGTGCCCCTCTTGTAAAAGAAACCACTGGCTGTCACAATGTGATGAGTTCAAGAAGTTAAGTTTAGGCAACCGCTACCAGTTCGTTCGTGCGAATAAGCTATGCGTTAATTGTCTAGTTCCTGGTCATTTTGTTCAAGACTGTCCAAAACGGAGCTTTTGTCGTATTCAAGGGTGTACAAAGAAGCATTCAACTTATCTACACGTGAAAGAAACGCCACCAAGTCAGAACGAGAAAGAAGGTCAAACCGGACCAGCAACAACTCCAAATGCAGCACAAGCGAGTAACAGCTACTTAAACGTGAACACATCTCAAGTGACCAGCGGTTCTGTAATTGGATTATCGATAGTTCCAGTGAAGGTTAAAGTAAAGGGTAGCAGTAAGAAAGTGCTAACGTATGCATTCCTGGATTCAGGCTCAAACACGTCGTTCTGTACAGAAGATCTTCTCAGAAAACTCGGCACCAAAGGGAAGAAAACGTCCCTCTCCCTCACAACCATGCAAACGTCTAGCCAGCCAATCGAGTGTTCTCTTGTGAATCTGGAAGTATCGGATCTCATCGAGCAAAACCAAATCGAGCTACCAATGGTGTATTCTACGCCCAGCCTCCCGGTCTCAAATGACACCATCGGAACGCAAGAAGATGTAAACCGCTGGCCACACTTGGAGGGAATTAAAATGCAAAGTATAGAATCGGAAGTCGGTCTTCTCATTGGAAGTGATGCCCCTCAAGTGCTTCAACCGAAAGAGTTTAGAGAAAGCAAAGACGGCGGTCCTTTTGCAACACGAACAATTTTCGGATGGGTATTAAATGGTCCCCTAGGCAGAAAAGAAAGCAAGGCTCCTACTGCAAACTTCCTCGATACAAGCGCCAAGCTAAGCAAACAATTTGAAGATTTCTGCAACTTAGAATTCAACGACTCCAGCTACGAGCCTCAAGCTTGCATGTCACAAAACGACCGCAAAGCGTTACACATCATGGAAGGCTCAGCAAAACTTTCAAATGGCCACTATGAAATTGCCTTACCTTGGAAGAATGATCCACCACTTCTAATGAACAACAAATCACAAGCAAGACAGAGACTACACCCACTGAAGAAACGTCTTCACAGAGATTTAGCTTTACACAAGAAGTACAGAGACTTCATGGATGATCTGATTAACAAGGGCTACGCAAGAAAGGTTAGCAAGGAAAATCTGGACAACTCAAACGTATGGTATTTGCCACATCACGCTGTGTTTCATCCCCAGAAACCTGACAAGGTCCGCGTCGTATTCGACTGTTCAGCCAAATTCCAGGGTACTTCTTTAAATGACCAGCTGCTACAGGGGCCGGATTTGACAAATACGCTTGTCGGTGTATTAACACGGTTCCGGCAAGAGCAAATCGCTTTCATGTCTGACATTGAGGCTATGTTTTATCAGGTTCAAGTACCCCCTCGAGACTGCGACTATTTGCGATTTTTGTGGTGGCCAGACGGCGATCTGAACAAAGACCCTGAAGAGTACCAAATGTTAGTTCATCTGTTCGGTGGTGCCTCGTCCCCGAGCTGCGCAAATTTCGCCTTGAAGAAAACTGCAGAAGATAATAAGGCAGCCTTTGATGCAATCACAGTAGAGACTGTTAAACGAAACTTCTACGTCGATGATTGTCTAAAATCAGTCGCCACAAATCCTGGAGCTATTCGTCTGGTGGGAGAACTCCGTGAAATGCTATCCAAGGGAGGATTTCGTCTCACTAAATGGATATCGAATTCAAGAGACGTAATCAGCTGCGTTCCCGAAATTGAAAGAGCACCATCGGTTAAGAATCTCGACTTAAGCAACAATCTAGCACTCACTGAAAGAGCTCTGGGCGTCCAATGGAATGTACAGAAGGATACATTCAGCTACAAAATCGCTGGAAAAGATAGACCGATCACAAGGAGAGGAATTCTGTCCATCATTTGCTCGGTGTACGACCCTCTTGGCTTTGTTTCACCATGCATACTACCCGCTAAAGCAATTCAACAAAACTTGTGTCTCAAGGGCCTCGGATGGGACGATCAGATTCCTGAACCCTGCAAGCAAAAATGGCAAACCTGGCTGAAGGAACTCCCCAAACTGGAACAGTTTGAGATTCCGCGATGCTTTAAACGGCCAAACTGCTCAGACATACAACGATGCGAGCTCCACCATTTCTCCGATGCATCTAGCCAAGGCTATGGAGCTGTCTCATATCTTCGCCAAATCGATATACATGGTGAAGTTCACTGTTCGCTAATTATGGCAAAGTCCAGATTGGCCCCTCTCAAGGCAATGACGATCCCACGAATGGAGTTGTCAGCGGCAGTCTTAGCAACAAGGCTGGACCGCATGATCAAACAAGAGGTTGACATGGCTGTTCACAGCTCTACGTTTTGGACTGACAGCACATGCGTTCTTCGCTATATAGAGAACAAAGATAAGAGATTTCAGATCTTTGTTGCCAACCGCGTGTCGGCCATTTTAGACCAGTCTACAGCTGCGCAGTGGAGATACGTTGAAAGTACGCTCAACCCGGCTGACGAAGCATCCAGAGGAATGACAGTAGATGAGCTGTTAATGAATGAACGCTGGAAGCACGGACCACCGTTCCTGAAGAAAGCAGAGCAGTCATGGCCACAAAGACCGGAGAACCTGGGCGAGATCCCTGATAACGACCCAGAAGTGAAGAAGGGAGTCGAAACATTCGCAAACAAAGCAAGCGTCTCCTGCGATTACATTGGCAATGCAATGGAAAATATTTCGTCATGGTCCCGGCTTAAGAAGATTATAGCATGGGTGTTGCGCTACAAGAATATTTTGCGAAACCGAAGTCAGAACAGCAACACAAACAAAACCATCCAGCTCCAATCCGATGATAGTATCATTTCGCCATTAAGCGTTAGCGAAATTAATGAAGCTGAAAATGAAATCATTAAATACGTCCAGAAGCAAACCTTCAAGGATGAGTTGGCTAGTCTAAGTGGCGTCGGCAACGACACTCGAGAAACAGCAAACCAGAACAACCTTAAGAAGAACAGCAGCATTTACAAACTAGACCCAGTCTTGGAAAATGGACTTCTCCGTGTAGGAGGACGATTGGAACACGCACCAATAGAAAATGACGCCAAACATCCCATTATTCTTCCAAAGAGACACCATGTTACTAAGCTGATTATTGAATACTTCCATCGCGCTTCAGCCCACTCTGGAATCGAGTACACTCTATCACTTATCAGGCAACGGTATTGGATCTTGGGAGCACGATCTAATGTCCGCAACATTATCAACACGTGTTTCAGCTGTCGGCGCCGCCAAGCTCCCGTAATGCAACAGAAAATGGCCAATTTGCCGCAAGATCGTGTCACGCCTTCAAAGCCACCATTTACGTATGTAGGCGTAGATTTGTTTGGTCCCTTCACAGTGCGCCGCGGACGAACAACCGCTAAGAGGTACGGCGCTTTGTTTACGTGCCTCGCGATAAGAGCTGTCCACATCGAGATTGTTCACTCTATGGATACAGAATCGTTCATCAACGCCCTTCGACGCTTCATCGCGAGAAGAGGAAGGCCAGAGGAAATAAGATCCGACAACGGAGGAAACTTCGTTAAAGGCGAGAAAGAGCTACGGAAGGCGCTCCAAGAATGGAACCAGAACCAGATCCATGAATTTCTCTTGCAGCAAGAAATTAAATGGACATTCAATCCACCGGCTGCTTCACACCACGGCGGAGTGTGGGAGAGATGCATTAGAACTGTAAGGAAAGTTATGAAAGCATTGCTGAAACAACAGGTCTTAGACGACGAAGGTCTAAGTACACTGATGTGCGAAGTTGAGTCGAtcgtgaatggcagaccaataaCCAAAGTGTCTGACGATGTGAAGGATCTCAACGCGCTAACACCTAACCATCTTCTGCTTCTCCGAGCTGGAGCAACAATCCCTCCAGGGGTGTTCTCTAAGGATGACAATTACAGCTGTCGCAGATGGCGCCAAGTTCAATACCTCAGCAACGTGTTCTGGCGCCGCTGGACCAGAGAATATCTTCCATCCCTACAGCAACGCCAAAGATGGACCAAGTTACAGTCAAACCTAGCAGTTAATGATATCGTCCTTCTACTAGACGAAAACCTACCGCGTAGTGTATGGCCGCTAGAACGAGTGCTCGAAGTTTACCACAATCGGAAGGATGGGCTAGTACGCTCTGCTAAAGTCAAGACCAGGACCTCTGAGTTAGTGCGACCCATAGACAAGATTGTTCTACTGGAGACTGCGGAGATTTTAAGCAAGAGTTAG